Proteins from a single region of Nasonia vitripennis strain AsymCx chromosome 3 unlocalized genomic scaffold, Nvit_psr_1.1 chr3_random0005, whole genome shotgun sequence:
- the LOC100679958 gene encoding nidogen isoform X1, translating into MARGVPIRASFGALGALLVLVLATIQADALSRNELYPYTTPGAASLQSQPDGMVRTAELMLQTPIKLYDKEYKSIFVNGNGVLSFIRPMNRFFNIPFPLDDPVVAPLYTHVDIRSSGTIFLAETNSSDVLARAGGLVRSSFKNAVNFVPTHVYLATWLDVGYFNEKKDKVNTYQVAISSNETHSYVELLYPEGGIQWIQGESHPNGLPDAKAQVGIMGEDKMYVLPGSGTDQIQNIDKWSNVHRPGQWVFQIGPVAEGQDIGHPDNVDDKRGKDQVQSCRSGGATHCHSKATCIDYEMGFCCACKQGYFGNGKSCQPNDVPLRVIGKVSGKINDHEFTDRDLQCYVQTKDGRTYTALARIPVNIGDRFQLLNPMSGVIGWLFAKTSGETKNGYQLTGGVFNHTIELIFKSTGDKVTIRNSYLGLDVFGQLKMESEIKGNLPPVEEGARIDFGDHEVLLTRVQPGTIRSNTERKYKLAANPSNEYLFSEDQVIYYNECSYAPPSDAGDDTSRLKFSRGITTYESREGIVRFAMNSKIVPLEEEDPCIQGRATCGYHSSCVADADSFRCVCDPGYQQLYKEDGSSSCVDINECNMGNHVCSPDAYCVNTEGSHTCHCRPGFSGDGRTCEKLASCDDTRCGDYEQCIMTSGTPVCTCIPGFENTPNGCYPITRTPCDQAHDCSPLATCDYSEDRQAHVCTCAAGYLGNGYECYPDTDAGIVEEETPIPKCHVEMCWCPVGWEFQNSMCIRDDEGLPDHGSGEIMHELMARPLPECLDDRCICPWGYDYDQLENLCVPRPRLIHETMGPSGSNTPCNVLNRCHPYAQCVHDQNSEQYMCQCNPGYEGDGMECSKSEISCLDVDICDPNASCRQDDPIAKCVCNTGYKGDGTTCSPYDECREHKECSENEWCSYVPAHSRFECTCQPGYSMVDGQCVLADCSTNPQQCHVNAQCVSSSDGLGGYHCACIAGYHGDGLRQCVEEHVSCSEVNNCGRNAVCGYNQTSANYACVCLPGFYGDGFNCVQQTSCRQNPSLCSRDASCLPLGGNEFTCVCNEGFIGDGADCRPRPKHEANFLLVNQGMATHRIPFFPTPESPGNPIYVAYHQMAIALDIDCPQGKAYASDITGNKIMRMTYNGSKSESFIGQVSSTEGIAIDWVSRAVFWTDSGNETIEVAHLDTKKRKILFSEGLINPRGIAVHPYRGKIFWSDWYRPAPKLECANEDGTGRQIFLTGEHVKLPNSLAIDWYTDELCWADAGTFTINCANIDNKSVRVIAKNLSYPFGLAISQNHYYWTDWKTGKIEVAVKSTGERGPSISLPAGGSGKPYGIVIVPETCPRASNICQYENGRCTEEQLCLPDGQGGRTCSCADNAVGPCTDSRYSK; encoded by the exons GTCAACGGAAATGGAGTGCTGTCCTTCATCAGACCGATGAACAGGTTTTTCAACATACCGTTTCCCCTCGACGATCCTGTCGTAGCTCCCCTGTACACGCACGTAGACATCCGAAGTTCGGGCACGATATTTCTCGCGGAAACCAACTCGTCCGACGTACTCGCCCGAGCCGGTGGCCTCGTGCGAAGCAGCTTCAAAAACGCCGTTAACTTCGTGCCGACCCACGTTTACTTGGCAACCTGGCTCGACGTCGGATACTTCAACGAGAAGAAGGACAAG GTAAACACTTACCAAGTCGCGATCTCGTCGAATGAGACGCACTCCTACGTTGAGCTGCTATACCCGGAGGGCGGAATTCAGTGGATTCAGGGCGAGTCTCATCCCAACGGACTGCCCGACGCCAAGGCACAAGTCGGCATCATGGGCGAGGACAAGATGTACGTGCTGCCCGGCTCCGGAACCGACCAGATTCAAAATATCGACAA ATGGTCCAACGTCCACCGTCCCGGTCAGTGGGTCTTCCAAATCGGGCCCGTCGCCGAGGGCCAGGACATCGGGCACCCCGACAACGTAGACG ATAAGCGGGGAAAGGATCAGGTGCAAAGTTGCAGGAGCGGCGGCGCCACCCATTGTCACAGCAAGGCGACGTGTATCGATTACGAAATGGGCTTCTGCTGCGCATGCAAGCAGGGCTACTTCGGAAATGGAAAATCCTGTCAACCAAACG ATGTACCGCTGCGCGTCATCGGCAAAGTGTCCGGCAAGATAAACGATCACGAGTTCACGGACAGGGATTTGCAGTGCTACGTGCAAACGAAGGACGGCAGGACGTACACGGCGCTGGCGCGCATACCAGTAAACATCGGGGACCGCTTCCAGCTGCTAAATCCCATGAGCGGTGTCATTGGCTGGCTCTTCGCTAAGACCAGCGGGGAGACGAAGAACGGATATCAACTGACTG GGGGAGTATTCAATCACACGATCGAGCTGATCTTCAAGTCGACGGGAGATAAGGTGACGATACGAAACAGCTACCTGGGCCTCGACGTGTTCGGTCAGCTAAAGATGGAATCGGAGATCAAAGGCAACCTCCCGCCCGTGGAGGAGGGGGCGCGCATCGACTTCGGCGACCACGAGGTGCTCTTGACGCGCGTACAGCCCGGCACGATCCGCTCGAACACCGAGCGAAAATACAAGCTCGCCGCCAATCCCTCGAACGAGTACCTCTTCAGCGAGGATCAAGTAATCTATTACAACGAATGCAGCTACGCGCCGCCGAGTGACGCCGGCGACGACACCAGCCGACTCAAGTTCTCCAGGGGCATCACGACTTACGAGAGTCGCGAGGGCATCGTGCGCTTCGCCATGAATTCCAAAATCGTGCCCCTCGAGGAGGAGGACCCCTGCATACAGGGCCGAGCCACGTGCGGCTATCACAGCTCCTGTGTAGCCGACGCCGACAGCTTCAGATGTGTTTGCGATCCTGG ATATCAACAGCTCTACAAGGAAGACGGCTCTTCGAGCTGCGTGGACATTAACGAGTGCAACATGGGCAATCACGTTTGCTCACCCGACGCCTACTGTGTTAATACAGAGGGTAGTCATACGTGCCATTGCAGGCCAGGCTTCTCCGGCGACGGACGTACTTGTGAAA AGTTGGCGTCTTGCGATGATACTAGGTGCGGAGATTACGAGCAATGCATTATGACAAGTGGAACACCCGTTTGCACTTGCATTCCAGGCTTTGAAAATACACCAAATGGGTGTTATCCTATCACACGAA CTCCATGCGATCAAGCCCACGACTGTTCGCCTTTGGCAACTTGCGATTATAGCGAGGATCGTCAGGCTCATGTTTGTACTTGCGCAGCGGGATACCTAG GAAATGGATATGAATGCTACCCGGATACCGATGCAGGAATCGTAGAGGAAGAAACTCCTATTCCAAAATGCCATGTCGAAATGTGCTGGTGCCCAGTTGGATGGGAATTCCAAAATAGCATGTGTATAAGAGACGATGAGGGATTACCGGATCATGGCTCTGGCGAAATCATGCACGAAC TAATGGCACGACCACTACCAGAATGTTTGGATGACCGCTGCATTTGCCCTTGGGGATACGATTATGATCAACTGGAAAATCTTTGTGTACCACGCCCAAGACTAATCCACGAGACGATGGGTCCTTCTGGATCCAATA CGCCATGTAACGTGCTAAACAGATGTCACCCTTACGCGCAATGCGTTCACGATCAAAACAGCGAGCAGTACATGTGCCAGTGCAATCCGGGCTACGAAGGTGACGGTATGGAATGCTCGAAATCCG AAATCTCCTGCTTGGACGTCGATATTTGTGACCCCAATGCATCGTGTCGTCAGGATGATCCGATCGCCAAATGTGTCTGCAACACGGGCTACAAAGGAGACGGAACGACCTGCTCACCCTACG ACGAGTGCCGGGAGCACAAGGAGTGCAGCGAGAACGAGTGGTGCTCGTACGTGCCGGCCCACTCGCGCTTCGAGTGCACCTGCCAGCCGGGCTACAGCATGGTCGACGGCCAGTGCGTGCTCGCGGACTGCTCGACGAACCCGCAGCAGTGCCACGTTAACGCCCAGTGCGTCTCCTCGAGCGACGGCCTCGGCGGCTACCACTGCGCCTGCATCGCCGGCTACCACGGCGATGGCCTGCGCCAGTGCGTCGAGGAGCACGTCAGCTGCTCCGAAGTCAACAACTGCGGCAGAAACGCTGTTTGCGGATACAACCAGACCTCCGCTAATTACGCCTGCGTTTGCCTACCT GGCTTCTACGGCGACGGCTTCAACTGCGTGCAGCAGACCTCGTGCAGGCAGAATCCGAGCCTTTGCTCGCGAGATGCGTCCTGCCTTCCGCTGGGCGGCAACGAATTCACGTGCGTCTGCAACGAAGGCTTCATCGGGGATGGGGCCGATTGTCGACCACGACCGAAGCACGAAGCGAATTTCCTGCTAGTCAATCAGGGCATGGCCACGCATAGAATACCATTCTTCCCCACGCCAGAAAGCCCGGGCAATCCAATTTACGTCGCCTACCACCAAATGGCCATTGCTCTGGACATAGATTGTCCCCAAGGAAAAGCGTACGCTAGCGATATAACTG GCAATAAAATCATGAGGATGACGTACAACGGATCCAAGTCGGAATCTTTCATTGGACAAGTATCGAGTACCGAGGGCATAGCCATTGATTGGGTGTCGCGAGCAGTTTTTTGGACCGATTCAGGAAACGAGACCATCGAAGTGGCACATTTGGACacgaaaaagaggaaaatccTATTCTCCGAAGGCCTCATCAATCCCAGAGGCATTGCGGTGCATCCGTACAGAGG AAAAATCTTCTGGTCTGACTGGTACCGCCCAGCCCCGAAATTGGAATGTGCTAACGAAGATGGAACTGGAAGACAAATCTTTTTGACTGGAGAGCACGTGAAGCTACCCAACTCTTTAGCTATCGATTGGTATACCGACGAACTTTGCTGGGCTGATGCTGGAACGTTTACCATAA attgTGCGAACATTGATAACAAGTCAGTCCGCGTAATTGCCAAAAATTTATCTTATCCATTTGGTTTGGCCATTTCTCAAAATCATTACTATTGGACTGACTGGAAAAC TGGAAAGATCGAAGTCGCTGTCAAGAGCACGGGCGAAAGAGGGCCTTCAATATCGCTTCCAGCAGGTGGTAGCGGTAAGCCCTACGGGATTGTCATCGTTCCCGAAACGTGTCCACGAG cttcaaatatttgtcaatATGAGAATGGAAGGTGTACTGAAGAACAGCTATGTCTCCCGGATGGTCAAGGTGGCCGAACATGCTCCTGTGCGGATAATGCAGTAGGTCCGTGTACAGATTCGAGATATTCAAAAtag
- the LOC100679958 gene encoding nidogen isoform X3 — MARGVPIRASFGALGALLVLVLATIQADALSRNELYPYTTPGAASLQSQPDGMVRTAELMLQTPIKLYDKEYKSIFVNGNGVLSFIRPMNRFFNIPFPLDDPVVAPLYTHVDIRSSGTIFLAETNSSDVLARAGGLVRSSFKNAVNFVPTHVYLATWLDVGYFNEKKDKVNTYQVAISSNETHSYVELLYPEGGIQWIQGESHPNGLPDAKAQVGIMGEDKMYVLPGSGTDQIQNIDKWSNVHRPGQWVFQIGPVAEGQDIGHPDNVDDKRGKDQVQSCRSGGATHCHSKATCIDYEMGFCCACKQGYFGNGKSCQPNDVPLRVIGKVSGKINDHEFTDRDLQCYVQTKDGRTYTALARIPVNIGDRFQLLNPMSGVIGWLFAKTSGETKNGYQLTGGVFNHTIELIFKSTGDKVTIRNSYLGLDVFGQLKMESEIKGNLPPVEEGARIDFGDHEVLLTRVQPGTIRSNTERKYKLAANPSNEYLFSEDQVIYYNECSYAPPSDAGDDTSRLKFSRGITTYESREGIVRFAMNSKIVPLEEEDPCIQGRATCGYHSSCVADADSFRCVCDPGYQQLYKEDGSSSCVDINECNMGNHVCSPDAYCVNTEGSHTCHCRPGFSGDGRTCEKLASCDDTRCGDYEQCIMTSGTPVCTCIPGFENTPNGCYPITRTPCDQAHDCSPLATCDYSEDRQAHVCTCAAGYLGNGYECYPDTDAGIVEEETPIPKCHVEMCWCPVGWEFQNSMCIRDDEGLPDHGSGEIMHEHECREHKECSENEWCSYVPAHSRFECTCQPGYSMVDGQCVLADCSTNPQQCHVNAQCVSSSDGLGGYHCACIAGYHGDGLRQCVEEHVSCSEVNNCGRNAVCGYNQTSANYACVCLPGFYGDGFNCVQQTSCRQNPSLCSRDASCLPLGGNEFTCVCNEGFIGDGADCRPRPKHEANFLLVNQGMATHRIPFFPTPESPGNPIYVAYHQMAIALDIDCPQGKAYASDITGNKIMRMTYNGSKSESFIGQVSSTEGIAIDWVSRAVFWTDSGNETIEVAHLDTKKRKILFSEGLINPRGIAVHPYRGKIFWSDWYRPAPKLECANEDGTGRQIFLTGEHVKLPNSLAIDWYTDELCWADAGTFTINCANIDNKSVRVIAKNLSYPFGLAISQNHYYWTDWKTGKIEVAVKSTGERGPSISLPAGGSGKPYGIVIVPETCPRASNICQYENGRCTEEQLCLPDGQGGRTCSCADNAVGPCTDSRYSK, encoded by the exons GTCAACGGAAATGGAGTGCTGTCCTTCATCAGACCGATGAACAGGTTTTTCAACATACCGTTTCCCCTCGACGATCCTGTCGTAGCTCCCCTGTACACGCACGTAGACATCCGAAGTTCGGGCACGATATTTCTCGCGGAAACCAACTCGTCCGACGTACTCGCCCGAGCCGGTGGCCTCGTGCGAAGCAGCTTCAAAAACGCCGTTAACTTCGTGCCGACCCACGTTTACTTGGCAACCTGGCTCGACGTCGGATACTTCAACGAGAAGAAGGACAAG GTAAACACTTACCAAGTCGCGATCTCGTCGAATGAGACGCACTCCTACGTTGAGCTGCTATACCCGGAGGGCGGAATTCAGTGGATTCAGGGCGAGTCTCATCCCAACGGACTGCCCGACGCCAAGGCACAAGTCGGCATCATGGGCGAGGACAAGATGTACGTGCTGCCCGGCTCCGGAACCGACCAGATTCAAAATATCGACAA ATGGTCCAACGTCCACCGTCCCGGTCAGTGGGTCTTCCAAATCGGGCCCGTCGCCGAGGGCCAGGACATCGGGCACCCCGACAACGTAGACG ATAAGCGGGGAAAGGATCAGGTGCAAAGTTGCAGGAGCGGCGGCGCCACCCATTGTCACAGCAAGGCGACGTGTATCGATTACGAAATGGGCTTCTGCTGCGCATGCAAGCAGGGCTACTTCGGAAATGGAAAATCCTGTCAACCAAACG ATGTACCGCTGCGCGTCATCGGCAAAGTGTCCGGCAAGATAAACGATCACGAGTTCACGGACAGGGATTTGCAGTGCTACGTGCAAACGAAGGACGGCAGGACGTACACGGCGCTGGCGCGCATACCAGTAAACATCGGGGACCGCTTCCAGCTGCTAAATCCCATGAGCGGTGTCATTGGCTGGCTCTTCGCTAAGACCAGCGGGGAGACGAAGAACGGATATCAACTGACTG GGGGAGTATTCAATCACACGATCGAGCTGATCTTCAAGTCGACGGGAGATAAGGTGACGATACGAAACAGCTACCTGGGCCTCGACGTGTTCGGTCAGCTAAAGATGGAATCGGAGATCAAAGGCAACCTCCCGCCCGTGGAGGAGGGGGCGCGCATCGACTTCGGCGACCACGAGGTGCTCTTGACGCGCGTACAGCCCGGCACGATCCGCTCGAACACCGAGCGAAAATACAAGCTCGCCGCCAATCCCTCGAACGAGTACCTCTTCAGCGAGGATCAAGTAATCTATTACAACGAATGCAGCTACGCGCCGCCGAGTGACGCCGGCGACGACACCAGCCGACTCAAGTTCTCCAGGGGCATCACGACTTACGAGAGTCGCGAGGGCATCGTGCGCTTCGCCATGAATTCCAAAATCGTGCCCCTCGAGGAGGAGGACCCCTGCATACAGGGCCGAGCCACGTGCGGCTATCACAGCTCCTGTGTAGCCGACGCCGACAGCTTCAGATGTGTTTGCGATCCTGG ATATCAACAGCTCTACAAGGAAGACGGCTCTTCGAGCTGCGTGGACATTAACGAGTGCAACATGGGCAATCACGTTTGCTCACCCGACGCCTACTGTGTTAATACAGAGGGTAGTCATACGTGCCATTGCAGGCCAGGCTTCTCCGGCGACGGACGTACTTGTGAAA AGTTGGCGTCTTGCGATGATACTAGGTGCGGAGATTACGAGCAATGCATTATGACAAGTGGAACACCCGTTTGCACTTGCATTCCAGGCTTTGAAAATACACCAAATGGGTGTTATCCTATCACACGAA CTCCATGCGATCAAGCCCACGACTGTTCGCCTTTGGCAACTTGCGATTATAGCGAGGATCGTCAGGCTCATGTTTGTACTTGCGCAGCGGGATACCTAG GAAATGGATATGAATGCTACCCGGATACCGATGCAGGAATCGTAGAGGAAGAAACTCCTATTCCAAAATGCCATGTCGAAATGTGCTGGTGCCCAGTTGGATGGGAATTCCAAAATAGCATGTGTATAAGAGACGATGAGGGATTACCGGATCATGGCTCTGGCGAAATCATGCACGAAC ACGAGTGCCGGGAGCACAAGGAGTGCAGCGAGAACGAGTGGTGCTCGTACGTGCCGGCCCACTCGCGCTTCGAGTGCACCTGCCAGCCGGGCTACAGCATGGTCGACGGCCAGTGCGTGCTCGCGGACTGCTCGACGAACCCGCAGCAGTGCCACGTTAACGCCCAGTGCGTCTCCTCGAGCGACGGCCTCGGCGGCTACCACTGCGCCTGCATCGCCGGCTACCACGGCGATGGCCTGCGCCAGTGCGTCGAGGAGCACGTCAGCTGCTCCGAAGTCAACAACTGCGGCAGAAACGCTGTTTGCGGATACAACCAGACCTCCGCTAATTACGCCTGCGTTTGCCTACCT GGCTTCTACGGCGACGGCTTCAACTGCGTGCAGCAGACCTCGTGCAGGCAGAATCCGAGCCTTTGCTCGCGAGATGCGTCCTGCCTTCCGCTGGGCGGCAACGAATTCACGTGCGTCTGCAACGAAGGCTTCATCGGGGATGGGGCCGATTGTCGACCACGACCGAAGCACGAAGCGAATTTCCTGCTAGTCAATCAGGGCATGGCCACGCATAGAATACCATTCTTCCCCACGCCAGAAAGCCCGGGCAATCCAATTTACGTCGCCTACCACCAAATGGCCATTGCTCTGGACATAGATTGTCCCCAAGGAAAAGCGTACGCTAGCGATATAACTG GCAATAAAATCATGAGGATGACGTACAACGGATCCAAGTCGGAATCTTTCATTGGACAAGTATCGAGTACCGAGGGCATAGCCATTGATTGGGTGTCGCGAGCAGTTTTTTGGACCGATTCAGGAAACGAGACCATCGAAGTGGCACATTTGGACacgaaaaagaggaaaatccTATTCTCCGAAGGCCTCATCAATCCCAGAGGCATTGCGGTGCATCCGTACAGAGG AAAAATCTTCTGGTCTGACTGGTACCGCCCAGCCCCGAAATTGGAATGTGCTAACGAAGATGGAACTGGAAGACAAATCTTTTTGACTGGAGAGCACGTGAAGCTACCCAACTCTTTAGCTATCGATTGGTATACCGACGAACTTTGCTGGGCTGATGCTGGAACGTTTACCATAA attgTGCGAACATTGATAACAAGTCAGTCCGCGTAATTGCCAAAAATTTATCTTATCCATTTGGTTTGGCCATTTCTCAAAATCATTACTATTGGACTGACTGGAAAAC TGGAAAGATCGAAGTCGCTGTCAAGAGCACGGGCGAAAGAGGGCCTTCAATATCGCTTCCAGCAGGTGGTAGCGGTAAGCCCTACGGGATTGTCATCGTTCCCGAAACGTGTCCACGAG cttcaaatatttgtcaatATGAGAATGGAAGGTGTACTGAAGAACAGCTATGTCTCCCGGATGGTCAAGGTGGCCGAACATGCTCCTGTGCGGATAATGCAGTAGGTCCGTGTACAGATTCGAGATATTCAAAAtag